A stretch of the Salarias fasciatus chromosome 3, fSalaFa1.1, whole genome shotgun sequence genome encodes the following:
- the dthd1 gene encoding death domain-containing protein 1, translating into MTENAQFIPSAEAAREFEDVRRHGDVDKGQTEEEMFSDAEDKRKDERKTSVLEERECKQKLLGVLGEMNAVHSDRLTVWRGTLRECAALLQTSPADGDPSPSESSLSDLLQCVGEDFLSIVEKLHFIIMKLDAAVLQSFTEEVSGVCSPLQDSADTKNIDSEPDEQEDEDGGDGRRTAMSPDTEQTPDSTFSSSGCNNTADSGKELQAKGQLRDFLEKSIHPQADLEKETEKDQERITEESKEEKKEETKSDWITVGLTGQVQDADCGVPDACFIKVPAGTHAALRCEVADSLSCLMVTDSEELVSRVIRVKVQDGNTFHFPLTVIVPFHARYRGNYRDVAVKMMDEERRVSYVSPVTTEGLYGGQKGSFAEVKVYSLGLFAVVSCLKRENYTVQRRGLSLRLVMDPRICLNYLPGSFTVPVMAQAMIQPVEAVLLTAVKSRNDEYRSVASTSPLLYLTHPRSQPLRRALAVTLPCPPNPEKRKSQKENQDSLPVSASLQWDHRVSNRKRISAASVKSKERYNESLAVLGSVEKQWRVLDQVSAKNQQNGLVSFDVMENFDRLLVVRLLGPLPPGVLASLAEELEEAVCCHSVTVVLQRRQDEPHAVLVAALPSRDLGWELSRLRAQGYSGPAETSPEVCMREADQLLLRFSGNITSKVCAQDDKNKSALQRLTFHSQRKNHLLLQLTEVDPFGNYSSPHYKGTLLFHKVTRGQLEWRGDEAALKDTKLLGEPVCKLSLTLPKKARKTNQPITARVKMCEDSDSLSDSLLQWLSGELSEEELPLLVASLRLRRSAAQMAKLRAGDGPSSRAFHMLATWRRGLPAIPHQPKASQLARCLAKSGRPDLARELLLRQAAGAGQSPR; encoded by the exons ATGACTGAGAACGCTCAGTTCATCccttcagctgaagctgctcgGGAGTTTGAAGACGTCAGACGCCACGGAGATGTTGATAAAGgtcaaacagaagaagagatgTTCAGCGATGCAGAGGACAAAAGAAAggatgaaaggaaaacaagtgtCCTCGAGGAGAGAGAGTGCAAGCAGAAGCTTCTGGGAGTGCTGGGCGAGATGAATGCTGTTCATTCAGATAGACTCACAGTTTGGAGAGGAACCCTCCGAGAGTGTGCCGCCCTGCTCCAGACGTCTCCAGCAGATGGTGATCCATCTCCATCAG AATCTTCTCTCAGCGATCTCCTTCAATGTGTTGGTGAGGATTTTTTGTCCATCGTGGAAAAGCTGCACTTCATCATTATGAAGCTGGATGCAGCAGTTCTCCAATCATTTACAGAGGAGGTCTCCGGTGTGTGTTCACCACTGCAGGATTCTgcagacacaaaaaacattgacagTGAACCTGATGaacaggaggatgaggatggaggtgATGGGAGACGGACAGCTATGTCACCTGACACTGAGCAAACACCGGATTCCACATTCAGCAGTTCTGGCTGCAATAATACGGCAGATAGTGGAAAAGAATTACAAGCCAAAGGTCAATTGAGGGACTTTCTGGAGAAATCCATTCATCCTCAGGCTGATTTagagaaggagacagaaaaGGACCAAGAGAGAATTACCGAGGAGagcaaagaagagaaaaaagaagagacaaaaagTGACTGGATTACAGTGGG GCTCACCGGTCAGGTGCAGGATGCCGACTGCGGAGTACCAGACGCGTGTTTCATCAAAGTGCCTGCGGGCACACATGCAGCTCTGAGATGCGAAGTTGCAGACAGTCTGAGTTGCCTGATGGTGACCGACTCGGAGGAGCTGGTCAGCAGAGTGATCCGAGTCAAAGTTCAGGATGGAAACACCTTTCACTTTCCGCTGACGGTGATTGTGCCTTTTCATGCTCGTTACCGTGGAAACTACAGGGATGTTGCCGTGAAGATGATGGACGAAGAGAGGAGGGTTAGCTACGTCAGTCCTGTTACAACAGAGGGGTTGTACGGAGGACAGAAG GGCTCGTTTGCAGAGGTGAAGGTGTACTCGCTGGGTCTATTTGCCGTGGTCTCCTGTCTAAAACGGGAAAATTACACCGTTCAAAGGAGGGGTCTGTCACTCAGACTCGTCATGGACCCTCGGATCTGTCTCAACTACCTCCCAGGATCCTTCACTGTGCCTGTGATGGCACAAGCCATG ATTCAGCCGGTGGAGGCCGTCCTCCTGACTGCCGTCAAATCCAGAAATGACGAGTATCGTTCTGTGGCGTCTACCAGCCCGCTGCTCTACCTCACCCACCCCAGATCACAGCCGCTCAGGAGGGCCCTCGCCGTGACGCTGCCGTGCCCTCCCAACCCTGAAAAGAGGAAGAGccaaaaagaaaaccaagacTCCCTCCCCGTCAGTGCCTCCCTGCAGTGGGATCACCgagtttcaaacagaaaaag GATCTCGGCTGCTTCGGTGAAGTCGAAGGAGAGGTACAACGAGTCTCTGGCTGTGCTGGGCTCAGTGGAGAAACAGTGGAGGGTTCTGGATCAGGTGTCCGCCAAGAACCAGCAGAATGGACTGGTGTCCTTCGACGTGATGGAGAACTTTGACAG ACTGCTGGTGGTGCGTCTCCTCGGCCCTCTGCCCCCCGGTGTGCTCGCCTCCCtggcggaggagctggaggaggcggtgTGCTGCCACAGCGTGACCGTGGTCCTGCAGCGGCGGCAGGACGAGCCCCACGCCGTCCTGGTGGCCGCCCTGCCCAGCAGAGACCTCGGCTGGGAGCTGAGCCGACTGCGGGCTCAGGGCTACAGCGGCCCGGCGGAAACCTCGCCGGAGGTCTGCATGCGCGAGGCcgatcagctgctgctccgtTTCAGTGGCAACATCACCTCCAAGG tttgtgCTCAAGATGACAAAAACAAGTCTGCACTCCAGCGACTCACCTTccacagccagaggaagaatcacctcctgctgcagctgaccgAGGTGGACCCCTTTGGAAACTACAGCTCGCCGCACTACAAGGGCACGCTCCTGTTTCACAAGGTCACCAGAGGTCAGCTGGAGTGGCGAGGGGACGAAGCCGCCCTGAAAGACACAAAACTCCTGGGGGAACCCGTCTGCAAGCTCTCGCTGACCCTGCCGAAG AAGGCGAGAAAGacaaatcagccaatcacagctcggGTGAAGATGTGCGAAGACTCAG ATTCCTTGTCGGACTCTCTTCTTCAGTGGTTGTCTGGCGAGCTGTCGGAGGAggagctccccctgctggtcgcCTCCCTGCGTCTCCGGCGAAGCGCCGCCCAGATGGCGAAGCTGCGGGCCGGGGACGGCCCGTCCTCCCGGGCGTTCCACATGCTGGCCACGTGGAGGCGGGGGCTGCCCGCCATCCCCCACCAGCCTAAGGCCTCGCAGCTCGCTCGCTGCCTGGCCAAGAGCGGCAGGCCGGATCTGGCCCGGGAACTGCTGCTGAGACAGGCCGCGGGCGCCGGGCAGAGCCCGCGCTAA